One Planctomycetaceae bacterium genomic region harbors:
- a CDS encoding response regulator: MKKALSTLKIAGMLGVAVASVSNWIDQGLLKAGRTPGGHRRVLPEDLITFLRRQNLPIPPQIMPAHPKVLVVDDEEPLAQWIGEMILSQYPSCLVSLAHDGYAAGDMVASLKPDVVILDLRMPGMDGFEVCKRIKSKPHATHTCVIAVTAMHSPDVEKRILQCGAGACLPKPIDPDALLTHVEAALAHFPC, from the coding sequence ATGAAAAAAGCACTCTCGACGTTGAAGATTGCGGGCATGCTCGGCGTGGCGGTGGCCTCGGTGTCTAACTGGATCGACCAGGGGCTCCTCAAGGCCGGGCGCACGCCGGGCGGGCACCGGCGCGTGCTGCCTGAAGACCTGATCACCTTCCTGCGCCGCCAGAACCTCCCCATCCCGCCTCAGATCATGCCCGCTCACCCCAAGGTGCTCGTCGTCGACGACGAAGAGCCCCTGGCGCAATGGATCGGCGAAATGATCCTGTCGCAATATCCCTCGTGCCTCGTTTCGCTGGCCCACGATGGTTACGCCGCCGGGGACATGGTGGCCTCGCTCAAGCCCGACGTGGTGATCCTCGACCTGCGCATGCCGGGCATGGACGGGTTCGAAGTGTGCAAACGGATCAAGTCCAAGCCCCACGCCACTCACACCTGCGTGATCGCCGTGACGGCGATGCACTCCCCCGACGTCGAGAAGCGCATCCTCCAATGCGGCGCGGGCGCCTGCCTGCCCAAACCCATCGACCCCGACGCCCTTCTGACACACGTGGAAGCCGCCCTGGCGCATTTTCCCTGCTAA
- a CDS encoding SLC13 family permease, translating to MNSQQWTAVGIFVACYALFVVFPTRRSIVACAGSVVLVLAGVLHWHEALFQEINWNVIGLFFGTMVLADVFLQSRMPAVMAEWLVDKTRTARGAMLAICVLSGFISMFVENVAVVLLIAPVAISLTKKLDISPVRLMILIAVSSNLQGTATLIGDPPSMILAGHLKLSFMDFFIYQGKLGIFFAVQAGAIASLVVAAWLLRKYRQAVETVPVEKVRSWVPTVLVGALVAGLSVTSLFDPGFVWLAGTFTMVLAAVALVWFRLIARWGSSRFLVRSLDWDTTFFLIGVFVVVGGLSEAKVLDVIAANMSAVLGDHPFSAFAAIVALSVLVSGFVDNVPFLLAMIPVVDKVAQSLDMPVPLLMFGMLVGSCLGGNITPIGASANIVAVGMLRKQGMPVTFRRFMAIGIPFTIAAVLASCAVVWWIWAP from the coding sequence ATGAATTCACAGCAATGGACCGCCGTGGGCATCTTCGTGGCCTGTTACGCGCTGTTCGTGGTGTTTCCCACGCGGCGTTCGATCGTCGCCTGCGCGGGGTCGGTGGTGCTGGTGCTGGCCGGCGTGCTGCACTGGCATGAGGCCCTGTTCCAGGAAATCAACTGGAACGTCATCGGGCTGTTCTTTGGCACGATGGTGCTGGCCGACGTGTTCCTGCAGTCGCGCATGCCGGCGGTGATGGCCGAGTGGCTCGTCGACAAGACGCGCACCGCCCGCGGGGCGATGCTGGCCATCTGTGTCCTGTCGGGCTTCATCTCCATGTTCGTCGAGAACGTCGCCGTCGTGCTGCTGATCGCCCCGGTGGCTATCAGCCTGACGAAGAAACTGGACATCTCGCCGGTGCGGCTGATGATTCTCATCGCCGTCAGTTCCAACCTTCAGGGCACAGCCACCCTGATCGGCGACCCGCCGAGCATGATCCTGGCCGGGCACCTGAAGCTGTCGTTCATGGACTTCTTCATCTACCAAGGCAAGCTGGGGATCTTCTTCGCCGTGCAGGCCGGGGCGATCGCCTCGCTGGTGGTGGCGGCGTGGCTGCTGCGAAAGTACCGCCAGGCCGTTGAGACCGTCCCGGTGGAAAAGGTCCGCTCCTGGGTGCCGACGGTCCTGGTCGGCGCCCTGGTGGCCGGGTTGTCCGTCACCTCCCTGTTCGATCCGGGTTTCGTGTGGCTGGCCGGGACGTTCACGATGGTGCTGGCGGCTGTGGCGCTGGTGTGGTTCCGTCTGATCGCCCGGTGGGGCTCGAGCCGCTTTCTGGTCCGCTCGCTCGACTGGGACACCACGTTCTTTCTCATCGGCGTGTTCGTGGTCGTCGGCGGGCTCAGCGAGGCCAAGGTCCTGGATGTCATCGCAGCGAACATGTCGGCCGTCCTGGGCGATCATCCCTTCAGCGCCTTTGCTGCCATCGTGGCGCTGTCGGTGCTGGTCTCGGGCTTTGTCGACAACGTGCCGTTCCTGCTGGCGATGATTCCGGTGGTGGACAAGGTCGCCCAGTCGCTGGACATGCCGGTGCCGCTGCTGATGTTCGGCATGCTCGTCGGGTCGTGCCTGGGCGGCAACATCACGCCCATCGGCGCCTCGGCGAATATTGTGGCCGTGGGCATGCTGCGAAAGCAGGGAATGCCCGTGACCTTCCGGCGGTTCATGGCCATCGGCATCCCCTTCACGATCGCCGCGGTGCTGGCGTCGTGTGCGGTTGTCTGGTGGATCTGGGCGCCTTAG